A DNA window from Maribellus comscasis contains the following coding sequences:
- a CDS encoding cytochrome c family protein produces the protein MKYKKLMFLLGLAIFFSSATMAQNYKYIGAAKCKMCHNKPDKGEQFNKWEAGPHAKAMETLKGDEKEDPKCLKCHSTAASVDKSLVATIKVDEGVSCESCHGPGSIYKSAAIMKNQKLALSKGMIMPTEEVCIQCHNDESPTFKGFNYDEYVAKIAHDDPTTN, from the coding sequence ATGAAGTACAAAAAATTGATGTTTTTACTGGGGCTGGCGATTTTCTTTAGCTCGGCAACAATGGCTCAGAACTATAAGTACATTGGTGCTGCAAAATGTAAGATGTGTCATAACAAACCAGATAAAGGAGAGCAATTCAACAAATGGGAAGCCGGACCTCATGCAAAAGCCATGGAGACTTTGAAAGGCGACGAAAAAGAAGATCCTAAATGTCTAAAATGCCACTCAACTGCTGCAAGCGTGGATAAAAGCCTGGTGGCTACTATTAAAGTTGATGAAGGAGTTTCATGTGAATCGTGTCACGGGCCGGGCAGCATTTACAAATCGGCTGCAATCATGAAAAATCAAAAGCTCGCATTATCAAAAGGAATGATTATGCCAACCGAAGAAGTTTGTATTCAATGTCACAATGATGAAAGCCCAACTTTTAAAGGCTTTAATTATGATGAATATGTAGCTAAAATTGCACATGACGATCCTACAACAAATTAA
- the ccsA gene encoding cytochrome c biogenesis protein, whose amino-acid sequence MKKFVSFLFSMLFTGILIVIFAVAIAYATFVENDFGTITAKILIYNSKWFEVLLIILCINIIGSAFKYKLIGKKKWTILLFHIAFIVIIIGAAITRYHGFEGMMHIREASSSNTIISDFAVIKILATDGNQVVETEKEVKFSPYTANRFSETIEIGGKKINVKNLLYVTSAMETVVIDPSGGPVVSVMAVGEGMQRTDFNLQEGNSKMLNGTKIGFNTSEPDVKVNFKIKDGKLFVSSTDSVSVSQMMQTDSENHAAGEEIEISTQNAYSAGNLTFAVKQFLMNGKTQLVYSQTQQGIPVTDALQTQVTVGGVSKDLIVYGKKGEVGELYSTNINGIDVSVSYGSKIIEIPFSIYLEDFQLERYPGSNSPSSYASEVVLKDGSLEMPFRIYMNNILKYNGYRFFQSSYDTDEKGTVLSVNHDALGTGITYFGYLIMALGMVLTLLNKNSRFKTLVRTSAKLREERKKLFAVLILGFVFAFNTNAQSVANRELNEKHVSAFAELVVQSRQGRVEPVSTLASEILRKVAKKNSWEGMSPTEVFLDMQANPEKWKSEPVIKVANPELRRMLGATGKYVSFNMIVAPREMGGYKLGSMVSAAYAKSNNQRNKLDKEVMNVDERVNILMGVFSGDFLNIFPVPGHDNHKWVSINHLDEMTEKDASFAQNTISAYLGAVKRADWATANQLLKNLKNNQQQFGSHILPAKTKIDLEILYNNLNIFGKLSKIFMFTGLILLILQLITLFNPKIKFKSLRRIAVVFILLLFLAETAGLGIRWYISGHAPWSNGYESMIFISWATCLGGLIFANRSEITLSLTTVLSGLALMVAGMSWMSPEITNLVPVLKSYWLIVHVAVITSSYGFLGIGALLGLLNLILMIFRNKNNQTRINFTIRELVNIIQITLMTGLLLLTIGSFLGGVWANESWGRYWGWDPKETWALVTILVYTFIGHMHRIPGFKGNFTMSAAALLGISSVLMTYFGVNYYLSGLHSYAQGEAAPIPAGVYVAVAIVFVTIVAAFFSEKSSEQKTEN is encoded by the coding sequence ATGAAGAAATTTGTCTCGTTCCTTTTTTCAATGCTCTTTACGGGCATTCTTATTGTAATTTTTGCTGTTGCAATTGCTTACGCCACTTTTGTAGAGAATGACTTTGGTACAATAACAGCCAAAATTTTAATATATAATTCCAAATGGTTCGAGGTGTTGCTTATTATACTCTGTATAAATATTATAGGTAGCGCTTTTAAATACAAACTCATTGGTAAAAAGAAATGGACTATACTATTATTTCATATCGCTTTTATTGTCATTATCATTGGTGCAGCAATAACGCGTTATCATGGATTTGAAGGCATGATGCATATCAGGGAAGCAAGCTCATCCAACACCATAATTTCAGACTTCGCAGTAATTAAAATTCTTGCTACTGATGGCAATCAAGTCGTTGAAACAGAAAAAGAAGTTAAATTTTCGCCTTACACGGCAAACCGGTTTTCGGAAACAATAGAAATCGGCGGGAAAAAAATAAACGTTAAAAATTTACTTTACGTGACATCTGCAATGGAAACAGTGGTAATCGATCCCAGCGGAGGACCTGTTGTATCCGTTATGGCAGTTGGAGAAGGAATGCAACGAACTGATTTCAATTTACAGGAAGGGAACTCTAAAATGCTGAATGGCACAAAGATAGGTTTTAATACCTCGGAGCCTGATGTTAAAGTCAACTTTAAAATAAAAGACGGTAAGCTGTTTGTCTCCTCAACTGATTCTGTTTCAGTTTCTCAAATGATGCAAACCGATTCAGAAAATCACGCCGCCGGAGAAGAAATAGAGATCAGCACTCAAAATGCTTACTCTGCCGGAAATCTGACATTTGCTGTCAAACAATTTCTAATGAATGGTAAAACTCAATTGGTTTATTCCCAAACTCAGCAAGGAATTCCGGTTACGGACGCATTGCAAACGCAGGTTACTGTCGGAGGTGTTTCCAAAGACCTGATAGTTTATGGCAAAAAAGGAGAAGTTGGCGAGCTGTATTCAACAAACATCAACGGGATTGACGTTTCAGTCTCCTATGGCTCCAAAATAATTGAAATACCATTCTCCATTTATCTGGAAGACTTTCAGTTGGAGAGATATCCCGGCTCAAACAGCCCGTCTTCCTATGCAAGCGAAGTGGTTTTAAAAGACGGGAGTTTAGAAATGCCTTTCCGCATTTATATGAATAATATTCTAAAGTACAATGGTTATCGATTTTTCCAGTCATCGTATGATACGGATGAAAAAGGAACAGTACTTTCCGTTAACCACGATGCTTTAGGCACGGGAATAACATACTTTGGCTATCTGATAATGGCATTGGGTATGGTTTTAACATTACTTAATAAAAACAGCCGCTTTAAAACGCTGGTCCGGACATCCGCAAAATTGAGAGAAGAAAGAAAAAAATTGTTTGCCGTTCTTATTTTGGGATTTGTTTTTGCATTTAACACAAATGCACAGTCAGTAGCAAACAGAGAGTTAAACGAAAAACACGTATCAGCATTTGCCGAACTCGTTGTACAAAGCCGTCAGGGACGTGTGGAGCCCGTTTCTACACTGGCTTCTGAAATCTTGCGAAAAGTAGCGAAAAAGAACAGCTGGGAAGGAATGTCGCCAACTGAAGTATTTTTGGATATGCAGGCGAATCCTGAAAAATGGAAATCAGAACCTGTAATAAAAGTTGCAAACCCTGAATTAAGAAGAATGTTAGGTGCAACAGGCAAATATGTTTCGTTTAATATGATTGTTGCTCCACGCGAAATGGGCGGTTATAAACTCGGCTCGATGGTTTCAGCTGCTTATGCCAAAAGCAACAACCAACGTAACAAACTTGATAAAGAAGTTATGAATGTTGACGAACGGGTAAATATATTAATGGGAGTTTTTAGCGGTGACTTCCTTAACATTTTTCCGGTTCCCGGTCACGACAACCATAAATGGGTTTCGATTAACCATTTAGATGAAATGACTGAGAAAGATGCCTCGTTCGCGCAAAATACTATTTCTGCCTATCTTGGCGCAGTAAAACGTGCCGACTGGGCTACAGCAAATCAACTGTTGAAAAATCTTAAAAATAACCAGCAGCAATTTGGCTCACACATTTTACCGGCAAAAACCAAAATAGACCTGGAAATTTTATACAACAACCTTAACATTTTTGGGAAACTATCCAAAATATTTATGTTTACCGGACTGATACTGCTTATTCTCCAGCTAATAACCTTATTTAACCCAAAAATTAAGTTTAAAAGCCTGAGACGAATAGCCGTTGTTTTTATTCTCCTCTTATTTCTGGCAGAAACTGCCGGTTTGGGAATTCGTTGGTATATTTCCGGTCATGCCCCATGGAGCAACGGTTATGAATCGATGATCTTTATTAGCTGGGCTACATGTCTTGGCGGGTTGATTTTTGCAAATCGGTCAGAAATTACACTGTCGCTAACGACGGTTTTATCCGGTCTGGCGCTGATGGTTGCCGGAATGAGCTGGATGAGTCCGGAAATAACAAATCTTGTTCCTGTCCTTAAATCGTACTGGCTGATTGTTCATGTAGCCGTAATTACATCCAGTTATGGTTTTCTGGGCATAGGAGCTTTGCTTGGATTATTAAACCTCATCCTTATGATTTTTAGAAATAAAAATAACCAGACAAGGATAAATTTCACCATTAGAGAATTGGTAAATATTATACAAATTACTTTAATGACAGGCCTTTTATTGCTCACCATCGGCTCGTTTTTAGGGGGAGTTTGGGCAAACGAATCATGGGGAAGATACTGGGGTTGGGATCCAAAGGAAACGTGGGCTTTGGTCACTATTCTGGTTTATACGTTTATTGGTCATATGCACAGAATACCCGGATTTAAAGGTAATTTTACAATGAGCGCGGCAGCTTTACTGGGAATTAGTTCAGTACTGATGACCTATTTTGGTGTCAATTATTATTTATCCGGATTACATTCGTATGCGCAAGGTGAAGCCGCTCCCATTCCGGCAGGTGTTTACGTTGCCGTTGCAATAGTATTTGTAACTATTGTGGCTGCATTTTTCTCTGAAAAATCATCAGAACAAAAGACTGAGAATTAA
- a CDS encoding PAS domain S-box protein, which translates to MRNFFSVGLMESDALYLESIMKKAFPGAACFSYKKTTELFNPGNSKPPDLIFLASQLKSTDSAKACIRLKDALAFKDVPVIVLNYDSEEKILKSLLDAGVDAFLSKPFTGAECIALVNTLLKSRTGKQNTANEPMELLQESEKRYRYMFENNPQPMLIYDLETLEFLTVNRAAIDHYGYSADEFLSMTIKDIRPPEDIDALLDDVEKTYKVYNNAGEWRHLKKNGELLYVEIISHALTFNGRRARHVMVRDITDRKMAESSLQENLENLRITLDSIGDAVISTDLNGRIIRMNPVAESLTGWELEQVKGKLLNEIFHIANAKTNKTIENPVEKVISSGQIVGMANHTKLISKNGVEYQISDSAAPITDSRGKIKGVVLVFRDVTKEYEIRNKLEENEERLRAATNNLDGILYVVDKNLIITLSKGLGLEKLRLKPDQVVGQTLYEYYKTDDPNHSMIQKHRRVLGGEHLALETQHGDTYFSTKVSPVKNIAGEITGAIGLVTDVTEKMKINKRLRESEEKYRTVFENTGSATCILENDGTISLCNSKFAQLAALPLAQIQNIKKWMDFVVQEDLESMVQQHKSRRIKGEQTLNEYEFRFMDANKKEKNIHLFIDIIQGTNKSVASLLDISEIKNTEKKLRERERELNISNERWKFALEGAGDGVWDWDIINNKVIFSDQWKVMLGYEPSEIENNFDEWEKRVHPEDLEKALTDLKNHLDEESSEYVNEHRLRCKDGSYKWILDRGKVISRDNSGAALRMIGIHTDITERREMVEALVLAKEKAEESDRLKSAFLANMSHEIRTPMNGILGFADLLKTPTLSSLERQQFVQIIESSGHRMLTTINDLIDISKIEAGMIDIKLSKINVNEQLEYLYYFFKPETERKGLELIYKKNNELISFNFKTDREKLMAVLTNLIKNAVKYTDKGKVEYSFEVKNGIIGFLVEDTGIGIGKEYQKTIFDRFVQADLSTTKPYEGAGLGLSITKAYVEMLKGKIKLTSDIGKGSKFYVSFPLKRSDEKITYKQQPDFKNKDVMDGIKDINILVVEDDRIGKMYMETLFRNRSKNLLFASNGIEAVEICESNKDIDLILMDIKMPLMDGYEATRKIKSINSNIIIVAQTAFALAGDEEKALEAGCDAYVTKPIKKENLFKVISKYFSY; encoded by the coding sequence ATGAGAAATTTCTTTTCAGTTGGATTAATGGAATCAGATGCTTTATACCTGGAAAGTATTATGAAAAAGGCATTTCCCGGTGCAGCCTGTTTCTCATACAAAAAGACAACTGAACTGTTTAATCCCGGCAACAGTAAACCTCCTGATTTAATTTTTTTAGCAAGCCAGCTCAAAAGCACAGATTCTGCAAAAGCGTGTATTCGGTTAAAAGATGCGCTAGCTTTTAAAGATGTACCGGTTATAGTTTTAAATTATGACAGCGAAGAGAAAATCTTGAAAAGTTTGCTGGATGCAGGAGTTGATGCGTTTTTATCAAAACCTTTTACCGGTGCAGAGTGTATTGCTTTGGTTAATACCCTTTTAAAAAGCAGAACGGGAAAACAGAACACTGCGAATGAACCAATGGAGTTATTGCAGGAAAGTGAGAAACGTTATCGTTATATGTTCGAGAATAATCCGCAGCCTATGTTGATTTACGACCTCGAAACATTGGAATTTTTAACAGTGAACCGGGCAGCCATTGATCACTATGGGTACAGCGCCGATGAATTTCTTTCCATGACGATAAAAGATATCAGACCCCCGGAAGATATTGATGCTTTACTCGATGACGTGGAAAAAACGTACAAGGTCTATAATAATGCAGGAGAGTGGAGACATTTGAAGAAGAACGGAGAGTTATTGTATGTTGAAATAATATCGCATGCACTGACTTTTAATGGTCGCAGGGCAAGACACGTGATGGTTAGAGATATAACAGATCGGAAGATGGCTGAATCGTCTCTTCAGGAAAATCTGGAAAATTTAAGAATCACCCTCGACTCAATCGGAGATGCTGTTATTTCTACCGATTTAAACGGACGTATAATACGGATGAATCCTGTTGCTGAGTCGTTAACAGGATGGGAACTGGAGCAGGTAAAAGGTAAACTCTTAAATGAGATATTTCATATTGCCAATGCAAAAACAAATAAAACGATCGAAAATCCGGTGGAAAAAGTTATAAGTTCCGGTCAAATTGTAGGTATGGCCAATCATACCAAGCTGATCTCGAAAAACGGGGTAGAGTATCAGATATCAGACTCTGCTGCACCTATTACTGATTCCCGAGGGAAGATTAAGGGGGTTGTTTTGGTTTTCAGAGATGTTACAAAGGAATATGAAATAAGAAATAAACTGGAAGAGAATGAAGAACGTTTAAGGGCAGCTACAAATAACCTGGATGGAATTCTTTATGTAGTTGATAAAAATCTGATCATTACATTGTCAAAGGGCCTTGGGCTTGAAAAATTGAGACTAAAGCCCGATCAGGTTGTTGGACAAACTTTGTATGAGTACTATAAAACCGATGATCCAAATCATTCGATGATCCAAAAACATCGTAGGGTTTTAGGAGGCGAGCATTTGGCTTTGGAAACGCAACATGGTGATACCTATTTCTCAACAAAAGTCTCTCCGGTAAAAAATATCGCTGGCGAAATAACCGGAGCCATAGGGCTGGTAACCGATGTAACGGAAAAAATGAAAATCAACAAGCGGTTGAGGGAAAGTGAGGAAAAGTATCGTACTGTTTTTGAAAATACCGGCTCTGCTACTTGTATCCTTGAAAACGACGGGACTATTTCGCTCTGCAATTCAAAATTTGCCCAGTTGGCTGCATTACCCTTAGCCCAAATCCAAAATATAAAGAAATGGATGGATTTTGTAGTTCAGGAAGATTTGGAATCAATGGTTCAGCAACATAAATCAAGAAGAATAAAGGGAGAACAGACTTTAAATGAATATGAATTCCGGTTTATGGATGCGAACAAAAAGGAAAAGAATATTCATCTGTTTATTGACATTATTCAGGGAACAAACAAAAGCGTAGCCTCATTATTGGATATATCTGAAATAAAAAATACGGAAAAGAAACTCAGAGAAAGAGAGAGAGAGTTAAATATTAGTAATGAAAGATGGAAATTTGCCCTGGAAGGAGCCGGAGATGGCGTGTGGGACTGGGATATTATAAACAATAAGGTGATTTTTTCCGATCAATGGAAAGTGATGCTTGGTTACGAACCCTCCGAGATTGAGAATAATTTTGATGAATGGGAGAAAAGAGTCCACCCTGAAGATTTGGAAAAAGCACTTACCGACTTAAAAAATCATTTGGATGAGGAATCTTCGGAATATGTAAACGAACACCGCTTACGATGTAAGGATGGTAGTTACAAATGGATTTTGGATCGGGGAAAAGTAATTTCGAGAGATAACAGTGGCGCTGCCTTAAGAATGATAGGGATACATACCGATATAACAGAGCGAAGGGAAATGGTAGAAGCTCTGGTTTTGGCCAAGGAAAAAGCTGAAGAAAGTGATCGTTTAAAGTCTGCTTTCCTTGCCAATATGAGTCATGAAATCAGAACTCCAATGAATGGTATTCTTGGATTTGCCGATCTTTTAAAAACTCCCACACTATCTTCTCTGGAAAGGCAACAATTTGTGCAGATTATTGAAAGCAGCGGACATCGAATGTTAACCACCATCAATGATCTGATAGATATTTCAAAAATTGAAGCAGGTATGATTGATATAAAGTTATCCAAAATAAATGTTAATGAACAACTGGAATACTTATATTATTTTTTTAAGCCTGAAACAGAGAGAAAAGGGCTCGAACTTATTTATAAGAAAAACAATGAATTGATAAGTTTCAACTTTAAAACGGACAGGGAGAAGCTGATGGCTGTTTTAACAAATCTTATAAAGAATGCAGTTAAATACACCGACAAAGGAAAAGTTGAATACAGTTTTGAGGTTAAGAATGGAATTATCGGATTTTTAGTAGAGGATACAGGCATTGGCATTGGTAAAGAATACCAGAAAACTATTTTTGATCGTTTTGTTCAGGCAGATTTAAGCACAACAAAACCATATGAAGGTGCCGGACTTGGTTTATCAATAACAAAAGCCTATGTTGAAATGTTAAAGGGAAAAATAAAATTAACGTCAGATATAGGAAAAGGAAGTAAGTTTTATGTATCTTTTCCTCTTAAAAGATCAGACGAGAAAATAACTTATAAGCAGCAGCCGGATTTCAAAAATAAGGATGTAATGGATGGAATTAAGGACATAAATATTCTTGTTGTTGAAGACGACAGGATAGGAAAAATGTACATGGAAACTTTATTCAGGAACCGAAGCAAAAATCTTCTTTTTGCTTCAAACGGGATTGAAGCGGTTGAGATTTGCGAAAGTAACAAGGATATTGATTTAATTTTAATGGATATTAAAATGCCCTTAATGGATGGTTATGAAGCTACAAGAAAAATTAAATCCATTAACAGCAATATTATAATTGTAGCACAAACCGCGTTTGCATTGGCCGGCGATGAAGAAAAAGCCCTGGAAGCTGGTTGTGATGCTTATGTTACAAAACCCATTAAAAAAGAAAATCTCTTTAAAGTTATAAGTAAATATTTTAGTTATTAA
- a CDS encoding cytochrome b/b6 domain-containing protein, which translates to MESDKKIYFYPLWLRIWHGINAVGIILLIFSGISMNSGIENNFIGFNAIVNIHNYAGVIVSVNYLLFLLGNLFTGNKKFYIVKPKGFLKRPMKQAYYYAWGMFHGMKAPYPLSKKRKFNPLQKYSYIIVMYLAVPLVIISGFALLYPETIIDRVYNISGVFLTAILHSAMGFFISIFLIIHLYVASIGKNPIENFKSIVSGWHHV; encoded by the coding sequence ATGGAATCGGACAAAAAAATATATTTTTATCCACTTTGGTTAAGAATCTGGCATGGTATTAATGCGGTTGGAATAATTCTTCTGATTTTTTCAGGAATCTCAATGAATTCGGGAATTGAAAATAATTTTATAGGCTTTAACGCGATTGTAAATATCCACAACTATGCCGGTGTAATCGTTTCAGTAAACTACTTGTTGTTTTTATTGGGAAATTTGTTTACCGGCAATAAAAAGTTTTACATTGTAAAACCCAAGGGTTTTCTTAAAAGGCCTATGAAACAGGCATATTATTATGCATGGGGAATGTTTCATGGAATGAAAGCCCCCTACCCGCTTTCAAAAAAAAGAAAATTCAATCCACTTCAGAAATACTCATATATTATTGTAATGTACCTGGCTGTTCCTTTGGTAATCATCAGTGGTTTTGCACTACTGTATCCGGAAACCATCATCGACAGAGTGTACAATATAAGTGGTGTATTTTTAACGGCCATTCTGCATTCTGCCATGGGGTTTTTTATTTCTATTTTTCTTATCATTCATTTATATGTTGCATCAATTGGTAAAAATCCGATAGAAAACTTCAAAAGTATTGTTAGTGGATGGCACCATGTATAA
- a CDS encoding cytochrome c3 family protein: MNNRLFLFIILYCASLPLKAQYYDDPENHQCLKCHSNQTYSFHNDLMDTEEKRLMNPYYILDTVALKNGVHSVFDCTDCHSYEYTSYPHPANVKLEPLATCLDCHGGDESFATYQFERIQEEFQKSVHYQVYGDNFTCSKCHSQHTYATTARTSSSVLEIVEYSNNMCLSCHNDMKKYSLVAGHENPEIVNIHDWLPNQELHFQHVRCIECHTQVADSLMVSHNILEKKLAVRKCAECHSANSKLKASLYKYQNLQQRAEDGGGLGVLSNDSYVIGTHQLPLLKILSIIIFLVAMAGIITHLIFRILKK; this comes from the coding sequence ATGAATAATCGTCTTTTTTTATTTATTATTCTGTATTGTGCATCATTACCTCTAAAGGCACAATATTATGATGATCCCGAGAACCATCAGTGTTTGAAATGTCATTCCAACCAAACCTATAGTTTCCATAACGATTTAATGGATACAGAGGAAAAAAGGTTAATGAATCCCTATTACATTTTAGACACTGTCGCCTTAAAAAACGGAGTTCACAGTGTTTTCGATTGTACCGACTGTCATTCCTATGAGTACACAAGTTATCCTCATCCTGCAAATGTAAAACTTGAACCCCTGGCAACCTGCCTTGATTGCCATGGTGGAGATGAATCGTTTGCAACCTACCAATTTGAAAGAATCCAGGAAGAATTTCAAAAAAGCGTACATTATCAGGTATACGGCGACAATTTCACTTGTTCCAAATGCCACAGTCAGCATACTTACGCAACAACGGCACGTACCAGCAGCAGCGTGCTGGAAATAGTGGAGTACAGCAACAACATGTGTTTATCGTGCCACAACGATATGAAAAAATACTCACTGGTCGCAGGGCACGAAAATCCTGAGATTGTAAATATCCACGATTGGTTACCCAACCAGGAGCTACATTTTCAACATGTCAGGTGTATAGAGTGTCATACTCAGGTAGCCGACAGTTTAATGGTTTCCCATAATATTCTTGAAAAAAAACTCGCGGTTCGCAAGTGTGCTGAATGTCATTCTGCCAATTCAAAACTAAAAGCATCGCTTTACAAATACCAGAATCTTCAGCAAAGAGCAGAAGACGGGGGGGGATTAGGCGTTTTATCTAACGATTCATACGTAATTGGTACACATCAACTTCCCCTACTTAAAATTTTAAGTATTATTATCTTTCTTGTAGCGATGGCGGGAATTATCACTCACTTAATTTTCAGGATATTAAAAAAATAA
- a CDS encoding cytochrome c3 family protein yields MKLPSSVKNWISITGALLALFNLASILSLTILNYFFGFGGSYIGLFIFIVLPGFMVIGLILIPIGMRINRNKAKRAKRQGKVLNWPIIDFNNTATRNASVIFVIGSVFLLIISSIGSYEAFHYTESVEFCGKLCHQVMEPEYTTYHGSSHERVACVECHVGSGASWYVKSKLSGLYQVYSVLAKKYPQPIPTPIANLRPAQETCEQCHWPDKFYDRKLRIRHSFLSDEENTERIINLQIKTSNKIVNGVIEKGIHQHISPDVKIEYKTSTDNRQIIPWVRFTNLKTGETEIYTDAENMLSQAQLDSLETRSMDCLDCHNRPSHNYSAPQNFIDESLAEGKISKTLPSIKLAAMLALNQEYPDKDSAFEAIEAQVTEWYESSYPEVFENRKADVDNAIAEIQNGYANNIFPFMKVSWKEYPNNIGHMESDGCYRCHNDRHATESGKVISKDCNLCHNILAQGTKDSMQYANSFDPLVFEHPADIGDAWETELCSMCHTALY; encoded by the coding sequence ATGAAATTACCATCGTCTGTAAAAAACTGGATTTCTATAACCGGTGCACTTTTAGCACTATTTAATCTCGCCTCCATCCTGTCGTTAACAATTCTCAATTATTTTTTTGGATTTGGGGGATCTTATATCGGACTGTTTATATTTATCGTCCTTCCCGGATTTATGGTAATCGGGTTGATTTTGATCCCGATTGGAATGAGAATCAACCGCAACAAAGCGAAAAGAGCAAAACGCCAGGGAAAAGTTCTGAACTGGCCAATCATTGATTTTAATAATACTGCGACCAGAAATGCATCAGTAATTTTTGTAATCGGCAGTGTTTTTCTCTTGATCATCTCTTCAATAGGAAGCTACGAGGCATTCCACTATACAGAATCGGTTGAATTTTGTGGAAAACTTTGTCACCAGGTTATGGAACCGGAGTATACAACCTACCATGGCTCTTCACACGAGCGGGTTGCATGTGTAGAGTGTCATGTTGGTTCGGGCGCAAGTTGGTATGTAAAAAGTAAATTATCAGGATTATACCAGGTTTATTCTGTTTTGGCAAAAAAATATCCGCAACCTATTCCAACGCCTATTGCAAACTTAAGACCTGCACAGGAAACATGTGAGCAGTGCCATTGGCCGGATAAATTTTACGACAGAAAATTAAGAATTAGGCATTCCTTCCTTTCTGATGAAGAGAACACAGAAAGAATCATAAACCTGCAAATCAAAACCAGTAATAAAATAGTTAACGGAGTCATTGAAAAAGGCATTCACCAACACATCAGCCCTGATGTAAAAATTGAATACAAAACATCAACCGACAATCGGCAAATCATTCCCTGGGTAAGATTTACAAACCTAAAAACCGGAGAGACTGAAATATATACAGATGCTGAGAATATGCTCTCCCAGGCACAACTTGATTCCCTTGAAACACGGTCAATGGATTGTTTGGACTGCCATAACCGGCCATCACATAATTATAGCGCACCACAAAATTTTATTGACGAATCTTTGGCAGAAGGAAAGATATCGAAAACCTTACCAAGCATCAAACTGGCTGCAATGCTGGCACTAAATCAGGAATATCCCGATAAAGACAGTGCCTTTGAAGCCATTGAAGCGCAGGTTACGGAATGGTACGAATCGAGCTACCCTGAGGTTTTTGAAAACAGAAAGGCTGATGTTGACAATGCAATTGCTGAAATTCAAAACGGATATGCAAATAACATCTTTCCTTTTATGAAGGTCAGCTGGAAAGAATATCCAAACAACATCGGACATATGGAGTCGGACGGATGCTACCGTTGTCACAACGACAGGCATGCGACTGAATCGGGAAAAGTAATTTCAAAAGATTGTAACCTGTGTCATAATATTTTGGCACAAGGCACAAAAGACAGTATGCAATATGCGAATTCATTTGACCCCCTGGTTTTCGAACACCCGGCAGACATTGGAGATGCCTGGGAGACAGAACTGTGTTCAATGTGTCATACAGCACTTTATTAG